Proteins from a single region of Humidesulfovibrio mexicanus:
- a CDS encoding methyl-accepting chemotaxis protein, with protein sequence MSKLKTMTKLVGLACILSFMTAALALYALSGLGKLADDVDLLYSKDLKGLDLARDINIRALRLIRDEKNLIIADNQEDLAKALASAEPQAAALKKNLEEIDGFFYLPEGKARLMKAKAAVEDWYSAHNEVMKLGNTTDAAQSRKAQELSNGEARVKAAVVTKLLDDLVESKAATAKWTAEESATAYANTRTVAIIATLVSILLGVGIGVVVARDTLKQLGDEPGSISTLALRIAGGDLGVQFDPGRAEIGVFGAMKQMVATLKGKIAEAEQKSAEAAEQARLAAIATDEAHEAKAKAERAKAEGMLQAARQLEGVVEVVTSASEELSAQIEQSSRGAEEQSQRVSETATAMEEMNATVLEVAKNAQQAAETSDSARKQAQEGSSIVGNVVRGIGEVRDQSHALKADMANLGKQAEAIGQIMNVISDIADQTNLLALNAAIEAARAGDAGRGFAVVADEVRKLAEKTMTATKEVGEAIRGIQDGTRKNMENVDRSAATIEQATELASSSGQSLKQIVALVDNSSDQVRSIATASEQQSAASEEINRSVEQVATISAETAQAMGQANQAVSELARQAQVLQTLINDMKAQGAAA encoded by the coding sequence ATGAGCAAGCTCAAGACCATGACGAAACTGGTTGGACTCGCATGTATCCTCTCGTTCATGACGGCGGCCCTTGCGCTTTATGCCCTAAGCGGCCTGGGTAAGTTGGCCGATGACGTGGATTTACTGTACTCGAAGGATCTCAAGGGCCTGGACTTGGCCCGCGATATTAATATCAGGGCCTTGCGCCTCATCCGCGACGAAAAGAATCTGATCATCGCCGACAATCAGGAGGATCTGGCCAAGGCCCTGGCTTCCGCAGAGCCCCAGGCCGCCGCCCTCAAGAAGAACCTGGAAGAGATCGACGGCTTTTTCTATCTGCCCGAGGGCAAGGCCCGCCTGATGAAGGCGAAGGCTGCCGTTGAGGACTGGTACAGCGCCCACAATGAGGTCATGAAGTTGGGCAACACCACTGACGCGGCCCAGAGCAGGAAGGCCCAGGAGCTCTCCAACGGCGAGGCCCGTGTCAAGGCGGCAGTGGTGACGAAGCTGCTGGACGATCTGGTGGAGTCGAAGGCCGCCACGGCGAAGTGGACCGCCGAAGAAAGCGCCACGGCGTACGCCAATACGCGGACGGTGGCCATCATCGCCACGCTGGTCTCGATTCTTTTGGGCGTGGGCATAGGTGTTGTCGTTGCGCGCGACACCCTGAAGCAGCTCGGTGACGAGCCCGGCTCCATCTCCACGCTCGCGCTCCGCATCGCCGGGGGCGACCTGGGGGTGCAGTTCGACCCCGGACGGGCGGAAATCGGCGTGTTCGGCGCCATGAAGCAGATGGTCGCCACCCTTAAAGGTAAAATCGCCGAGGCTGAGCAGAAGAGCGCTGAGGCCGCCGAACAGGCCAGACTCGCGGCCATCGCCACTGATGAGGCCCACGAGGCAAAGGCCAAGGCCGAGCGGGCCAAGGCCGAGGGGATGCTCCAGGCCGCCCGGCAGCTTGAGGGCGTAGTCGAGGTGGTGACCTCCGCTTCCGAGGAGCTCTCCGCCCAGATCGAACAATCCAGCCGAGGAGCCGAGGAGCAATCCCAGCGCGTTTCCGAGACCGCCACCGCCATGGAAGAAATGAACGCCACAGTGCTTGAGGTGGCCAAGAACGCCCAGCAGGCGGCGGAGACATCCGACTCGGCGCGCAAGCAGGCGCAGGAAGGGTCCTCCATCGTGGGCAACGTGGTCAGGGGCATCGGCGAGGTGCGCGACCAGTCCCACGCGCTGAAGGCTGATATGGCCAATCTCGGCAAGCAGGCCGAGGCCATCGGGCAGATCATGAACGTCATCTCCGACATCGCCGATCAGACCAACCTGCTTGCGCTCAATGCCGCGATCGAGGCGGCCCGGGCGGGCGACGCGGGCCGAGGCTTCGCCGTGGTGGCCGACGAGGTGCGCAAGCTGGCGGAAAAGACCATGACTGCGACCAAGGAAGTTGGGGAAGCCATCCGCGGCATCCAGGACGGCACCCGCAAGAACATGGAGAACGTTGATCGCTCCGCCGCCACCATAGAGCAGGCCACCGAACTCGCCAGCAGCTCCGGCCAGTCGTTGAAGCAGATTGTGGCCTTGGTGGACAACTCCAGCGACCAGGTGCGCTCCATCGCCACGGCCAGCGAGCAGCAGTCCGCCGCAAGCGAGGAGATCAACCGCAGCGTGGAGCAGGTGGCGACCATCAGCGCGGAGACCGCCCAGGCTATGGGTCAGGCCAACCAGGCAGTGAGCGAGCTGGCCAGGCAGGCCCAGGTGCTGCAGACCCTCATCAACGACATGAAGGCCCAGGGCGCGGCGGCCTAA
- a CDS encoding glycosyltransferase, translated as MRKNALIVLIVFAVNLGLWAWFNRPAEQQLDFTGQVKAVSFSPYRADQDPLVNKFPTAQQIEEDIVFLKGKAGAIRTYSSMDGMEQIPALADKHGMPVIAGAWLDKRMKRNETEMAGLIKNLHEHKNVTRAIVGNESILRGDFKPAALAEYIRRVKEAAPHVQVSTAEPWHVWINNPELADSVDFIAIHILPYWERVPEEKAIEWSMHRYNQVVKRFPNKHVLVAEIGWPSNGERWGKAKASIANEAKFLRQFMNLAVQQNIDYCVMEAFDQPWKRPLEGVVGAHWGIWTVDRENKIPLVGPILEDSLWPVQWGLSLLSLIPIGFFLYKRKDQPFQGRLFFCLLMQTVVSSMVWIVFTPITVEFLPAETAAWAILLPMQIGLLAVVLINGFEMSEMLWPEGLKRRFFPLRHDADEGLRKVSIHLACCKEPPAMVVETLNSLAALDYPDFEVLVVDNNTHDPALWKPLEEHCAKLGPRFRFFHLEEWPGYKAGALNFALKNTAPDARIIAVVDSDYQVKPGWLRSLTPYFDKPDVAIVQSPQDHRAWEGEPYKTVCAWEYDGFFRIGMVHRNERNAIIQHGTMTMIRKAVMDEVGGWGEWCICEDAELGLRVFERGYQAVYVPESFGQGLTPDTYAGFKSQRFRWAYGAVQILKRHWRQLMPWNKTTGLDNGQKYHFLAGWLPWFADATQIAVLVVSLVWSLGMLALPRYFGTPLSIFLLPPLGAFLFKLFHFMWLYKTRVKCGLWERIGAAVAGLALTHTIAKAIFQGLTTKNKPFLRTPKCEERSAVVRGLMMAREELFVLAALWVAAGGVIARYGTENPDIVTWAVILVVQSAPYLAALCLSLLSVMPNLIPAIARKAAPQCGCELAPAAAQAAGLASIAKDRVKN; from the coding sequence ATGCGCAAGAACGCACTCATCGTGCTCATCGTGTTCGCTGTCAATCTGGGCCTGTGGGCCTGGTTCAACCGTCCCGCGGAGCAGCAGCTTGACTTCACCGGACAGGTGAAGGCCGTGTCCTTCAGCCCCTACCGGGCCGACCAGGACCCGCTGGTCAACAAGTTCCCCACCGCCCAGCAGATCGAGGAGGACATCGTCTTCCTCAAGGGCAAGGCCGGGGCCATCCGCACCTACTCCTCCATGGACGGCATGGAGCAGATCCCCGCACTGGCCGACAAGCACGGAATGCCCGTCATCGCGGGCGCCTGGCTGGACAAGCGCATGAAGCGCAACGAGACCGAAATGGCCGGGCTCATCAAGAACCTGCACGAGCACAAGAACGTCACCCGCGCCATCGTGGGCAACGAATCCATCCTGCGCGGGGACTTCAAGCCCGCGGCGCTGGCAGAATACATCCGCCGCGTGAAGGAGGCCGCCCCCCATGTCCAGGTGAGCACCGCCGAGCCCTGGCACGTGTGGATCAACAATCCCGAGCTGGCCGACAGCGTGGACTTCATCGCCATCCACATCCTGCCCTACTGGGAGCGCGTGCCCGAGGAAAAGGCCATAGAGTGGAGTATGCACCGCTACAACCAGGTGGTGAAGCGCTTCCCGAACAAGCACGTGCTTGTGGCCGAAATCGGCTGGCCGTCGAACGGCGAGCGCTGGGGCAAGGCCAAGGCCTCCATCGCCAACGAGGCCAAGTTCCTGCGCCAGTTCATGAACCTCGCCGTGCAACAGAACATCGACTACTGCGTCATGGAGGCCTTCGACCAGCCCTGGAAGCGCCCGCTTGAGGGCGTGGTGGGCGCGCACTGGGGCATTTGGACCGTGGACCGGGAGAACAAGATCCCCCTTGTCGGCCCCATCCTGGAGGACAGCCTCTGGCCCGTGCAGTGGGGCCTTTCCCTGCTCAGCCTCATTCCCATCGGCTTTTTCCTGTACAAGCGCAAGGACCAGCCCTTCCAGGGCAGGCTCTTCTTCTGCCTGCTCATGCAGACCGTGGTCAGCTCCATGGTCTGGATCGTCTTCACGCCCATCACCGTGGAGTTTCTGCCCGCCGAGACCGCTGCCTGGGCCATTCTGCTGCCCATGCAGATCGGTTTGCTCGCCGTGGTGCTCATCAACGGCTTCGAGATGAGCGAGATGCTGTGGCCTGAAGGCCTGAAGCGCCGCTTCTTCCCCCTGCGCCACGACGCCGACGAGGGCCTGCGCAAGGTGTCCATCCACTTGGCCTGCTGCAAGGAGCCGCCGGCCATGGTCGTGGAGACCCTGAACAGCCTGGCCGCCCTGGACTACCCGGACTTCGAGGTGCTGGTGGTGGACAACAACACCCACGACCCCGCCCTGTGGAAGCCCCTTGAGGAGCACTGCGCCAAGCTCGGTCCCCGCTTCCGCTTCTTCCACCTGGAGGAATGGCCGGGCTACAAGGCGGGCGCGCTCAACTTCGCCCTCAAGAACACCGCCCCGGACGCCCGCATCATCGCCGTGGTGGACTCCGACTACCAGGTGAAGCCCGGCTGGCTCCGGTCCCTCACCCCGTACTTCGACAAGCCGGACGTGGCCATCGTGCAGTCGCCCCAGGACCACCGCGCCTGGGAAGGCGAGCCCTACAAGACCGTGTGCGCCTGGGAGTACGACGGCTTCTTCCGCATCGGCATGGTCCACAGGAACGAGCGCAACGCCATCATCCAGCACGGCACCATGACCATGATCCGCAAGGCCGTCATGGACGAGGTGGGCGGCTGGGGCGAGTGGTGCATCTGCGAGGACGCGGAGCTTGGCCTGCGCGTGTTCGAGCGCGGCTACCAGGCCGTGTACGTGCCCGAAAGCTTCGGCCAGGGCCTCACCCCGGACACCTACGCCGGCTTCAAGAGCCAGCGCTTCCGCTGGGCCTACGGCGCGGTGCAGATCCTCAAGCGCCACTGGCGCCAGCTCATGCCCTGGAACAAGACCACCGGCCTGGACAACGGCCAGAAGTACCACTTCCTCGCGGGCTGGCTGCCCTGGTTCGCCGACGCCACCCAGATCGCCGTGCTCGTGGTGAGCCTGGTCTGGAGCCTGGGGATGCTGGCCCTGCCGCGCTACTTCGGCACGCCGCTCAGCATCTTCCTTCTGCCGCCCCTGGGCGCGTTCCTGTTCAAGCTGTTCCACTTCATGTGGCTCTACAAAACCCGCGTGAAATGCGGCCTGTGGGAGCGCATCGGCGCGGCCGTGGCAGGCCTGGCCCTCACCCATACCATCGCCAAGGCCATTTTCCAGGGCCTTACCACCAAGAACAAGCCCTTCCTGCGCACGCCCAAGTGCGAGGAAAGAAGCGCCGTGGTGCGCGGCCTCATGATGGCCCGCGAGGAACTCTTCGTGCTCGCCGCCCTGTGGGTGGCCGCGGGCGGCGTCATCGCCCGCTACGGCACCGAGAACCCGGACATCGTCACCTGGGCCGTGATCCTTGTGGTGCAGAGCGCGCCCTACCTGGCCGCCCTGTGTCTGTCGCTTTTGTCCGTCATGCCCAACCTCATCCCGGCCATTGCCCGCAAGGCCGCGCCCCAGTGCGGGTGCGAGCTGGCTCCGGCAGCGGCGCAGGCAGCGGGGCTGGCCTCCATCGCCAAGGACCGCGTCAAGAACTGA
- a CDS encoding efflux RND transporter periplasmic adaptor subunit has product MSRKKLLIYVVAALVAAGAGWYLVHKSRAAGQTKVLATAHVGRETVSRVLEATGIIKAQVGASVKIGARATGTISRVYVRVGDAVKKGQVVAEIDARELTAQREEAEARLKLAEAKAKFTGITLPRHQTLTQQGLQAQSVLDESEQNHRVARAEAAAARAALRTLDVRISYTKIVSPIDGVVSQVTAQEGETIVAGLQVANLVTVLDPTRLEMWIYVDETDVGRVRPGLPVEFRVDSQPDKAFTGAVDRVYPEPEIRDNIVYYKALVTVDRDHALSLRPEMTTQCSIVVDTRENVLAVPNQALKWVAGKQTVFVVDKARPEGVRRVEPKLGLPGLEKSEVLEGLAEGDEVATQIVLAGQDKPAEAKKAADKNGDGKAR; this is encoded by the coding sequence ATGTCCCGGAAAAAGCTTCTCATCTACGTTGTCGCCGCCCTGGTTGCGGCGGGCGCGGGCTGGTATCTTGTGCACAAGAGCCGCGCCGCCGGGCAGACCAAGGTGCTGGCCACTGCGCACGTGGGCCGCGAGACCGTGAGCCGCGTGCTGGAGGCCACGGGCATCATCAAGGCCCAGGTGGGCGCCAGCGTCAAGATCGGCGCGCGCGCCACGGGAACCATCTCCCGCGTGTACGTGCGCGTGGGCGACGCGGTCAAAAAGGGCCAGGTGGTGGCCGAGATCGACGCCCGCGAGCTGACCGCCCAGCGCGAGGAGGCCGAGGCCCGGCTCAAGCTGGCCGAGGCCAAGGCGAAGTTCACGGGCATCACCCTGCCCCGGCACCAGACCCTCACCCAGCAAGGCCTGCAAGCCCAGAGCGTGCTGGACGAGAGCGAGCAGAACCACCGCGTCGCCAGGGCCGAGGCCGCCGCCGCGCGCGCCGCCCTGCGCACCCTGGACGTGCGCATCTCCTACACCAAGATCGTCAGCCCCATCGACGGTGTGGTCTCCCAGGTCACGGCCCAGGAGGGCGAGACCATCGTGGCCGGGCTGCAGGTGGCCAACCTCGTCACCGTGCTCGACCCCACGCGTCTGGAAATGTGGATCTACGTGGACGAGACCGACGTGGGCCGCGTGCGGCCGGGACTGCCCGTGGAGTTTCGCGTGGACTCGCAGCCGGACAAGGCCTTCACCGGCGCCGTGGACCGCGTGTACCCGGAGCCGGAGATCCGCGACAACATCGTGTACTACAAGGCCCTGGTCACCGTGGACCGCGACCACGCCCTGTCGCTTCGGCCGGAGATGACCACCCAGTGCAGCATCGTGGTGGACACGCGCGAGAACGTGCTCGCCGTGCCCAACCAGGCCCTCAAGTGGGTGGCGGGCAAGCAGACCGTGTTCGTGGTGGACAAGGCCCGGCCCGAGGGCGTGCGCCGCGTGGAGCCCAAGCTGGGCCTGCCCGGTCTGGAGAAGAGCGAGGTGCTTGAAGGCCTTGCCGAAGGCGACGAGGTGGCCACGCAGATTGTGTTGGCCGGGCAGGACAAACCCGCCGAGGCCAAGAAGGCCGCCGATAAGAACGGCGACGGGAAGGCCCGCTAG
- a CDS encoding sigma-54-dependent transcriptional regulator — protein MAQILIVDDDAQLRQSFGKILEGEGFEVRAAPSGEAGVDEVAANPPDLVVMDVRMPGMTGIEAMQHMRASCPGLPVIIMTAYGGTETAIEATKLGAFDYILKPFDIPDILRLIGQALNAGRLARARVAIGPDEDGDDAKDDALVGQSRAMQEVFKAIGRAAPTDALVLVRGESGTGKELVARALWQHSARADKPFVVINCVAIPETLLESELFGYEKGAFTGAGSRRVGKIEQAQRGTVFLDEIGDMPMNVQAKMLRLLQEKQIERLGGRETIPVDVRIIAATNRDLEAAVAEGRLREDLYYRLKVVSVMLPPLRERTGDVPRLAAHFLSRLSREMDMPNPGLTPEALDVLSAHSWPGNVRELGNAVQKALIFSRGCPIGQEEMLQAIGSGAAAVAPERGDDPLRAFIRRALMDRAGENAFEHVLDAVGRSAIAEALELTGGNRTRAAKLLGLSRPTLIAKIEKYGLKVVTQVRR, from the coding sequence ATGGCCCAGATCCTGATTGTGGACGACGACGCCCAGCTGCGCCAGAGCTTCGGCAAGATTCTGGAGGGCGAGGGCTTCGAGGTGCGCGCCGCGCCCAGCGGCGAGGCCGGGGTGGACGAAGTGGCCGCCAACCCGCCCGACCTCGTGGTCATGGACGTGCGGATGCCGGGCATGACCGGCATTGAGGCCATGCAGCACATGCGCGCGTCCTGCCCCGGCCTGCCGGTGATCATCATGACCGCCTACGGCGGCACCGAGACCGCCATCGAGGCCACCAAGCTCGGGGCCTTCGACTACATCCTCAAGCCCTTCGACATCCCGGACATCCTCCGGCTCATCGGGCAGGCGCTGAACGCCGGGCGGCTGGCGCGCGCGCGGGTGGCCATAGGGCCGGACGAGGACGGGGACGACGCAAAGGACGACGCGCTGGTGGGGCAAAGCCGCGCCATGCAGGAGGTGTTCAAGGCCATCGGCCGCGCGGCGCCCACGGATGCGCTGGTGCTGGTGCGCGGGGAATCGGGCACGGGCAAGGAGCTGGTGGCCCGCGCGCTCTGGCAGCACAGCGCGCGGGCGGACAAGCCTTTTGTGGTCATCAACTGCGTGGCCATCCCGGAAACCCTGCTTGAAAGCGAGCTTTTCGGCTACGAGAAGGGCGCGTTCACGGGGGCGGGCTCGCGCCGGGTGGGCAAGATCGAACAGGCCCAGCGCGGCACGGTGTTTCTCGACGAGATCGGCGACATGCCCATGAACGTGCAGGCCAAGATGCTGCGCCTGTTGCAGGAAAAGCAGATCGAGCGTCTGGGCGGGCGGGAGACCATTCCCGTGGACGTGCGCATCATCGCCGCCACCAACCGCGACCTGGAGGCCGCCGTGGCCGAGGGCAGGCTGCGCGAGGACCTGTACTACCGGCTCAAGGTGGTGTCCGTGATGCTGCCCCCCCTGCGCGAGCGCACGGGCGATGTGCCGCGCCTGGCCGCGCACTTCCTCTCCCGCCTCTCGCGCGAGATGGACATGCCGAACCCCGGCCTGACCCCGGAGGCCCTGGACGTGCTCTCCGCGCACAGCTGGCCGGGCAACGTGCGCGAGCTGGGCAACGCCGTGCAGAAGGCGCTCATTTTTTCGCGCGGGTGCCCCATAGGGCAGGAGGAAATGCTCCAGGCCATCGGCTCCGGCGCCGCGGCCGTGGCCCCGGAGCGCGGGGACGACCCCCTGCGCGCCTTCATCCGCCGCGCGCTCATGGACAGGGCGGGCGAGAACGCCTTCGAGCACGTGCTCGACGCCGTGGGCCGAAGCGCCATCGCCGAGGCCCTGGAGCTGACCGGCGGCAACCGCACCCGCGCGGCCAAGTTGCTGGGGCTCTCCCGGCCCACGCTCATCGCCAAGATCGAAAAATACGGGCTCAAGGTCGTGACCCAGGTGCGGCGGTAG
- a CDS encoding sensor histidine kinase translates to MSTALKRIAMSVQPSLRGRVFALLVGLTLCACAGATATYWLAQHYLYATDVLRQVNLRQQVAALSLSEQLSGLEADALAARQSDARRTEFAARETAIAKDVQLLRASEPLEAGLEIIDRMDEGVRLQSAALRELVDSQPGEGAFLVAIAARHRQTAQDAARELFDLHTRDADIGVSAMRSLARTATTASLFVIPAGAVLGILLGWVLLRQVLGPIRQLVLGAALGPAHAHAAPGQSEPSAEPEALPPGQSDEVRAVGELVTGLLRDVDETQALLKESREHLMQAEKLALVGRLAAGVAHSVRNPLTSVKMRLFSLERGLDLTPGQKEDFEVISEEIRHLDTIVRNFLEFSRPPKPKLQHMSPSDVVDMTLVLLKHRLETYGVDVRLRREQPLPALDLDPEQLKEVLVNLVLNACDAMGENGRIEIFEHTGFMDPLGRVAVIQLTDSGPGIGPELAERVFQPFFSTKEEGTGLGLAIATRIMEEHGGYLHLKPSERGQGACFVLVLPMREKVWLRS, encoded by the coding sequence TTGAGCACGGCCCTGAAGCGCATCGCCATGAGCGTGCAGCCCTCGCTGCGCGGGCGCGTGTTCGCGCTGCTCGTCGGTCTTACCCTGTGCGCCTGCGCGGGGGCCACGGCCACCTACTGGCTGGCCCAGCACTATCTTTACGCCACGGACGTGCTGCGCCAGGTGAACCTGCGGCAGCAGGTGGCGGCCCTGTCGCTGTCGGAACAGCTTTCCGGCCTGGAGGCCGACGCCCTGGCCGCTCGGCAATCCGACGCCCGCCGGACGGAGTTCGCCGCCCGTGAAACCGCCATCGCCAAGGACGTGCAGCTGCTGCGCGCCAGCGAACCGCTGGAGGCCGGGCTGGAGATCATTGACCGCATGGACGAGGGGGTTCGGCTGCAGTCCGCGGCCCTGCGCGAGCTTGTGGACAGCCAGCCCGGAGAGGGGGCCTTCCTGGTGGCCATTGCGGCCCGGCACAGGCAGACCGCCCAGGACGCGGCGCGCGAATTGTTCGACCTGCACACCCGCGACGCGGATATTGGCGTTTCGGCCATGCGCTCGCTGGCCCGCACGGCGACGACGGCCTCGCTGTTCGTCATACCGGCCGGGGCGGTGCTGGGGATCCTGCTCGGCTGGGTGCTGCTCCGGCAGGTGCTCGGCCCCATCCGCCAGTTGGTGCTGGGCGCGGCCCTTGGCCCCGCACACGCCCACGCGGCCCCCGGCCAGTCCGAACCGTCGGCCGAGCCGGAGGCCCTCCCCCCCGGCCAGTCCGACGAGGTGCGCGCCGTGGGCGAGCTGGTGACCGGCCTCTTGCGCGACGTGGACGAGACCCAGGCCCTGCTCAAGGAATCGCGCGAGCACTTGATGCAGGCCGAGAAGCTGGCCCTGGTGGGCAGGCTGGCGGCCGGTGTGGCCCACAGCGTGCGCAACCCGCTCACCAGCGTCAAGATGCGGCTGTTCTCCCTGGAACGTGGCCTGGACCTCACCCCCGGGCAGAAGGAGGACTTCGAGGTCATCAGCGAGGAGATCCGCCATCTGGACACCATTGTGCGGAACTTCCTGGAGTTTTCGCGTCCGCCCAAGCCCAAGCTCCAGCACATGAGCCCCTCGGACGTGGTGGACATGACGCTGGTGCTCTTGAAGCACCGCCTGGAGACCTACGGCGTGGACGTGCGTCTGAGGCGCGAGCAGCCGCTGCCCGCCCTGGACCTGGATCCGGAGCAGCTCAAGGAGGTGCTGGTGAACCTGGTGCTCAACGCCTGCGACGCCATGGGCGAGAACGGGCGCATCGAGATTTTCGAGCACACGGGCTTCATGGACCCGCTTGGGCGGGTGGCCGTCATCCAGCTTACGGATTCCGGTCCCGGCATCGGTCCGGAGCTGGCGGAGCGCGTGTTTCAGCCCTTTTTCAGCACCAAGGAGGAGGGCACGGGCCTGGGGTTGGCCATCGCCACGCGCATCATGGAGGAGCACGGCGGCTACCTCCACCTGAAGCCTTCCGAGCGCGGCCAGGGCGCGTGCTTCGTCCTGGTGCTGCCCATGCGGGAAAAGGTCTGGCTCAGGTCCTGA
- a CDS encoding L-lactate MFS transporter: MEYQEPDRSGRPHACTAEAEACANTPAGVLADATAVASMDAGRGWAVAFCGLGLNLALGVLYAWSVFAKALTEPVGAGGLGLSKTEASLPYMLAIALFALVMVPAGRMQDRFGPRAVAMAGALLTGAGLMVAGLAQPGVFWPLLLGFGLMAGSGFGLGYAAATPAAIKWFPPEKKGLITGLVVSGFGLAPVYIAPLARHLLEGHGVGRSFLILGAAFTVAALALASRIVNPPAGRSPGQTARAAAPSGDWRAMLRSRAFFLLYAEYAFAALAGLMVIGHLARIVAVQSGGLVQTGFLFVASMAVFNALGRLLAGMLSDRLGRMRTLMLVCLAQAAAMLVLPTVQGQAGFFAASAVVGFSYGACLALFPATVSDYWGARGFGLNYGLLFTAWGVGGVFGPLLAGRIADATGSYALACHIAAGLMLAAAGLTLCTRRPEQTKA, encoded by the coding sequence ATGGAGTATCAGGAACCGGACCGGAGTGGGCGCCCCCACGCCTGCACGGCCGAGGCGGAGGCCTGCGCAAACACGCCTGCTGGCGTACTTGCCGATGCGACGGCCGTTGCGTCCATGGACGCGGGCAGGGGCTGGGCGGTGGCGTTCTGCGGCCTGGGGCTGAACCTTGCCCTTGGCGTGCTGTACGCCTGGAGCGTGTTCGCCAAGGCGCTCACCGAACCGGTGGGCGCGGGCGGGCTGGGCCTCAGCAAGACCGAGGCCAGCCTGCCGTACATGCTGGCCATCGCCCTGTTCGCGCTGGTGATGGTTCCGGCGGGCCGGATGCAGGACCGCTTCGGGCCGCGCGCGGTGGCCATGGCCGGGGCGCTGCTCACGGGGGCCGGGCTCATGGTGGCCGGGCTGGCGCAGCCGGGGGTGTTCTGGCCGCTCTTGCTCGGCTTCGGGCTCATGGCCGGGTCTGGTTTCGGCCTGGGCTATGCGGCGGCCACGCCAGCGGCCATCAAATGGTTTCCGCCGGAGAAAAAGGGGCTCATCACCGGACTGGTGGTCAGCGGGTTCGGCCTGGCCCCGGTGTATATCGCGCCCCTGGCCCGGCACCTGCTGGAAGGCCACGGGGTCGGCCGCTCCTTCCTGATCCTCGGCGCGGCCTTCACCGTGGCGGCCTTGGCCCTGGCCAGCCGCATCGTGAACCCGCCCGCGGGGCGTTCCCCGGGCCAAACCGCCCGGGCGGCCGCCCCAAGCGGCGACTGGCGCGCCATGCTGCGCTCCCGCGCCTTCTTCCTGCTCTATGCCGAATACGCTTTCGCCGCCCTGGCCGGGCTCATGGTCATCGGGCATCTGGCGCGCATCGTGGCCGTGCAAAGCGGCGGGCTGGTGCAGACGGGCTTCCTCTTCGTGGCCTCCATGGCCGTGTTCAACGCTCTGGGCCGCCTGCTGGCGGGAATGCTCTCCGACAGGCTGGGCCGTATGCGCACCCTCATGCTGGTGTGCCTGGCCCAAGCGGCGGCCATGCTGGTGCTGCCCACGGTGCAGGGCCAGGCCGGGTTCTTCGCGGCCAGCGCGGTGGTGGGCTTCAGCTACGGGGCCTGCCTGGCGCTGTTTCCGGCCACTGTGTCCGACTACTGGGGCGCGCGCGGCTTCGGGCTGAACTACGGCCTCCTGTTCACGGCCTGGGGCGTGGGCGGCGTGTTCGGGCCGCTTCTGGCCGGGCGCATCGCCGACGCCACAGGCAGCTACGCCCTGGCCTGCCACATCGCCGCCGGGCTGATGCTGGCGGCAGCGGGACTGACCCTCTGCACCAGGCGACCGGAGCAGACCAAGGCATGA
- a CDS encoding chemotaxis protein CheW has product MEEKTQGFGETLLQLVTFNIGDEEFGVDILRVQEIIRSMDITRVPQSPAFVDGVINLRGKVIPIISLRRRFGVDVKAVDKQTRIIVVEIVGMVVGFVVDGVSEVLRIDAATVEPPPAIVSGVDAEYIKGVGKLDDRLLILLDLNTLLSEEEHGSLGASCQAAA; this is encoded by the coding sequence ATGGAAGAAAAGACCCAAGGTTTCGGGGAAACGCTCCTGCAACTCGTCACGTTCAATATCGGGGACGAGGAGTTCGGCGTCGACATCCTGCGCGTGCAGGAGATCATTCGCTCCATGGATATCACCCGAGTCCCCCAGTCGCCGGCGTTCGTGGACGGGGTCATCAACCTGCGGGGCAAGGTCATTCCCATCATCAGCCTCAGGCGGCGTTTCGGTGTGGATGTCAAAGCCGTGGACAAGCAGACCCGGATTATTGTCGTCGAAATCGTCGGCATGGTGGTGGGCTTCGTGGTGGATGGCGTGTCCGAGGTGCTGCGCATCGACGCCGCCACCGTGGAACCGCCCCCGGCCATCGTGTCGGGCGTTGATGCGGAATACATCAAAGGCGTCGGCAAGCTGGACGACAGGCTGCTTATCCTGCTTGATCTGAACACGCTGCTGTCCGAAGAGGAGCACGGCAGCCTCGGGGCGTCCTGCCAGGCTGCGGCATAG